The Fusarium oxysporum f. sp. lycopersici 4287 chromosome 1, whole genome shotgun sequence DNA segment ACGACTGATACTTCGACTCTTGCCGAGACTCACAGTGCGGTCAATGCCATCTGCTGGGTTCCGCGTCGCTGCTCAGGGCTGCAGGAGCGGGAGACTGATCGGCCATCGTACGATGATATTCTGACTTTTTTGATTTGTCAGATGTCTTCGGGATCTCCGCAAGGGGTTTGAGACCTGACGGGATGGTACGGCTGCTGAGCGCTTGATGCATTGTCACGACCGACACTCCGACTGCGACTAAGAAGATTGGCGGGGAATATCATCAGGAGACTCGAACGAGTTGAGATTTGGCTTACTTGATAGCCAACTCTCTTAAGAGGATCCCGGTGTTGTTTCAACAGTTACGAAAAACAAAAGCACAATAACCCCCAGGggtaccaaaaaaaaaaaaaaacacgAAAAACGGTTTGGTGGCAAATCGGTGTCATCAGTtcttatatttctttttgatACCCCCTGGACTGGCTGTCACAACCGGTGAAGCTATTTCATCACAGTTCTATGGATCTGTGTCACTTTCAGGGAGTGACCCAAGGCTTGTGAGCTGTGAGTGAGTCCCTATGTCTTTGGTCATGAACATTTCATACGGCCATTCATGTTGGGTAATACAAGACCTGGTTCCGACGAGTTGTTACGGCATGCTATGCATCGCGCGTAGCACCATCTTGAACTGGTCTTTTACTTGAGCCTCTCTTCAAAGTTATCTTTGGCGCTTGAGGAGGATTTTACAGCTCCCTCTAGGGGCCACCCAAAGCAGAGTGCAGCACAATCTGTCGTCCTTCAAACATCCCAGGTACCTCCCTGACGTTTGTTGAAGCTTCAGATACCTCCTCTCGCTTGGTAACTTGAAGTGGTtcgagaaagaaaagactGAATGAGTCTTAATAAAAgatttaaaaaaaaaaaaaaaaaaagaaaagaaaaggctgCCAATTGACCTTGCCCAGTGGGCCTTAGGCTTAGAGAAACATGCCTTTGGGGGGATAGGGTTACAAGACTCTGTCCTGACTGCGTATGGTCTTTGATGCTCCTTACGGCGAGGTCTGCCGGAGAAGTATCTTCGGCCTGTGAAAGCTGGAATTTGGACATGATGATCATTATAGAGTCAGGGTTATGTTATGATGGAGCTCATGTTTTCTGCCTCCATCCCGAGCACTACGCAGCTGCAATTACTGGTTGCAGTTGAGGGCGATGAGGGAAGTGCATGGTTCGCCGTTGGTGATTTGCTTTGCATGCAGATGAGTTATCGAGATTGTACGAACCTGATTTACATGTTTGGGATACAAGGACTGTCTGTGCCTAGGAACAGATGTATCATTGTTTTACTACCATTCGTCAGGCATATTTGGTGGATTTACTTTGCTTGGATGGCGAACGGCACCTGCGCCCTCGATCATCTTGCGTGTTATGCAACGTTATAAAATAACACAAAAAGCCTGCGGTTAGTCTAGTAAATATACTGCAACCGTACATAAAAACAAGCGAAGCCATCGTGATGAGGTATCTGTGCTTGAAACAGTTGGTATTTGTTTAGGGCTTTAATTCGTAAAATGATGTCCCTGGCGTAAGGAATGGCCTTGGAGGAAAGATTCAAGCCTGTTTCGTGTGAAGCTATTCACCTAACCCATAGTTCACGCTGCATAATCGTGTTCACTATCCTCTGATATAGGTAACTGATTCAGTGTTGGTAAGGTCATGGGGCCATAACGGATCATTCTACGGCAGATTGTGATGTTTCGCGGTATGATACATATGCTAAACCTCAGCTCTATGGCTTGTAAGTTATCATCAAAATGTTAAGCCCTGAGAGGTGGAAAGACTACTGCGTTCTGAGCCGATAAAGCTAAGTTTGATAATGGGTTTTCAAACTAATTACACGTAATTTTTTGAAGCCTTTCAgaattattaattttatttcTGATCTCTGCCTCATGATGATAATTGGCAGAACATGTACTTGGTGTGCTTGTGTAGGTACAGCTTCATCATATGAGTGGCTGTTGGCAAACCTTAGTGGTAGACTTCACCACAAACCCACCAAATAGATTCAGAAAAATTCGAATGGCCGAGAATTTTGTTCCAATATTCCCATATTAAATGACAGAAACCTCCGTTGTCCCTTTCCATAACCTGGCTTACAACTTCGTGATAACAGCCACAAACCCCTGAACTGTGGCTAGAATACTGTGGCGCTCAACCTGACACATGCGAGACATTACGTAGCTGAATGGCCCAATGAGCTTGCAATCGCGTCGTGTCCTTTTTCAGCCAAAGCTCAGTTTCAAGATTCATGATTCTCCCAAGCTCCCTTGTCAATCCCTCGAGCCATCACCATCCAACATTCGTCCCGAACGATCCTCAATTGTATCCGTACTCACCCGCCTTCGACAGGTTGTCGCTCGCTTCCCACTCGCTGCGCTTCTAGCAGCTATATTGCAACTTCTTCCAACTTCTTATCTTAGCTTTGCGACACCACCACAACTACCGCAATCATGCCTTTGAACGTTTTCCGAGTCGCTGGTACGTTTTCGACAATGCGGAATCGACGGGTTTTTGAGCTATTTGCTGACCTATAACACAGCGGATTTCTCGCATCTCGGCTCCATTTTCATCTTGCTTCACAAGATGGTGCAGCTTAACGTTGGTCCTCCCTTGTCAGACACTATGGATCAACTATACTAACCGACCTCAGAGCTGCTCGGGTATCTCCTTCAAGTCGCAGACACTCTACATGCTTGTCTACATCACCCGCTATCTTGGTACGACTCCCGTCAATAGAACCTAGCAGCGCATTCTAACCTACTCAAGATCTCTTCAAAACCGATAGCATCTacaacttcatcttcaagatcatgTTCCTTGGCTCCCAAGGTTACATCATCTACCTCATGACCAACGCCTACAAGCCTACCAACGATCCCAATGTCGACACCTTCCGAGTACAGTACCTCCTCGCTGGAGCTGCTGTCCTCGCCATCGTCTTCCCCTATCACTACACCATCTCCGAGATTCTGTGGGCCTTCTCCATCTGGCTCGAGTCTGTAGCTATTCTTCCTCAGCTCTTCATGCTCCAGCGCACCGGCGAGGCCGAGACCATCACCACCCATTATCTCTTCGCTCTCGGCAGCTACCGCGCTCTGTACATCCCCAACTGGATCTACCGATACTTCGCCGAGACTAACCACAAGGTCGACACCATCGCTATCGTTGCTGGTATCGTCCAGACCGTTCTGTACAGCGACTTCTTCTACATCTACTACACCAAGGTCATGAAGGGCAAAAAGTTCAAGCTCCCCGTCTAAGCGATCAACAAGACACAGAGATACCTGTACGAAGAGAGTACCAAGCTCTCAAAACACGTCTTATACGCTTTGACACTGTAACGATGAAGTAGCCAATaggcaagacaagacaagaccatAGTTTTGGTCACGACAACTCCGGCTTCTGGAGATGCATGCACGGCGTTGGTTTGGGAGGTCAACAAAGGCGGTAATTACAATGGCGTCGCCGTTTGGCTTGGAGATTTTGGGGAAAAGGGATCCGTTGATTTCACTGCTGTACCAAGTCAAAATAGAGTGTAGTCTATTTGCGTTGAATGCTGTTATTTCTGTCATTTGTAATGAGCTTAAGGCACTATACACAATGAGGAATGAAAGGGGCATATGAATAATTAGGCAGGGAAATACAACATGAGAAACTGCGAATGCCGGTTTATGCTTATTTGATTGTGCCTGTTTGGCTTTCTTTAGTCCCtttaagcttcttggcaTTTTGCGGCTCATGCAAGCTGAACAATTAGACCATGACATCGAATCACGTGACAGCACCTCTTAACGCGTCGAGCATCAGTCGCTttgacttcaacttcaacatcttAATCCACATCGCATCATCAAATCCTTCAATATGGCTAGTGATGCGCCCGAAAAGCCAGAGCAGACCCCTCCTGCGCCAGAGGCACCCGCTGATGAAGCGCCCGCTCCAGCGATCCCCGATCCTAGATTACCAAGCCGCAAGGATGTCTCGCTACG contains these protein-coding regions:
- a CDS encoding ER lumen protein retaining receptor → MPLNVFRVAADFSHLGSIFILLHKMVQLNSCSGISFKSQTLYMLVYITRYLDLFKTDSIYNFIFKIMFLGSQGYIIYLMTNAYKPTNDPNVDTFRVQYLLAGAAVLAIVFPYHYTISEILWAFSIWLESVAILPQLFMLQRTGEAETITTHYLFALGSYRALYIPNWIYRYFAETNHKVDTIAIVAGIVQTVLYSDFFYIYYTKVMKGKKFKLPV